A DNA window from Hordeum vulgare subsp. vulgare chromosome 1H, MorexV3_pseudomolecules_assembly, whole genome shotgun sequence contains the following coding sequences:
- the LOC123444582 gene encoding B3 domain-containing protein Os05g0481400, which translates to MATTEAGSAGAGAAYEEERRKRILDNLKHLEDLGISKMAKSLIQATRQPDKSARASPKPRKKFDASTEVRRSSRARTTVSYKDDFPELDDFVRRRRISKSSDNGRGYTGRISSYQQQQRAFKRAEKLQDSLDPDNPSFVKNMVRSHVSSCFWLGLPSSFCKDHLPPREHKMVLEDEEGVEFDAVYIGNRTGLSGGWRGFSMHHDLEDGDSLVFELAEPDRFKIYIFKAIEDAKEAEPNGKNADMDTADTNSAEEVLDQMDSPVSEPPSSPEPLKGAKKRKLHGRR; encoded by the exons ATGGCGACGACGGAGGCGGGCAGCGCCGGCGCGGGCGCCGCCTACGAGGAGGAGCGCCGGAAGCGGATCCTCGACAACCTCAAGCACCTCGAG gatttgggaatatccaagatggcCAAGAGTTTGATCCAGGCCACGAGACAGCCGGACAAG AGCGCTCGCGCCAGCCCAAAGCCCAGGAAGAAGTTCGATGCTAGCACTGAAGTCAGGCGCTCCTCCAGGGCCAGGACCACTGTCTCCTACAAGGATGAT TTTCCCGAACTCGATGATTTTGTGCGCCGCAGAAG GATAAGTAAAAGTTCAGACAATGGTAGGGGATACACTGGGAGAATTTCTTCTTACCAACAACAACAGCGTGCTTTTAAAAGAGCTGAGAAACTTCAAGATAGTCTAGACCCTGACAACCCGTCGTTTGTCAAGAACATGGTTAGGTCACATGTATCCAGCTGCTTTTGGCTT GGTCTCCCGTCTAGTTTCTGCAAAGATCATCTGCCTCCCAGAGAACATAAGATGGTGTTAGAGGATGAAGAGGGTGTTGAATTTGACGCTGTATACATCGGAAATCGAACAGGTCTGAGTGGTGGATGGAGAGGCTTCTCAATGCACCATGACTTGGAAGATGGGGATTCATTGGTCTTTGAATTAGCCGAGCCTGACAGATTTAAG attTACATTTTTAAAGCTATCGAGGATGCAAAAGAGGCCGAGCCCAATGGTAAGAATGCTGATATGGATACAGCTGACACTAATTCAGCGGAGGAAGTTCTTGACCAGATGGATTCACCTGTTTCTGAACCCCCTTCCAGCCCCGAGCCTCTAAAAGGAGCTAAAAAAAGAAAGCTCCATGGGCGACGGTAG